The DNA sequence AAGAAGTGGCAATTGATGAAAGAACAAATATCCAGTTTACCACCCGATTGAAACTAACAGGCGATCTCATTGGTAACCTACTTCTACCTTGCACCATAGAGGATGTGTTTAATTTTTCTGCAACAAATCGTTTAACACAAGCCCATCAAAAAAGGCTCATTTTGCTTAACCAAGAAGCAAGTAAAAATAACAGATTACAAGTATGGATAACCGGTCACCATGCGTAAATTAGCAAAAAGCCCACTGCGGTATCCAGGGGGTAAATCGAGGGCACTCAAACAGATTCTTCCATTGATTCCGGTGAATATATCCGAATTTCGTGAACCTTTCGTCGGTGGAGGATCTGTCTTTTTTGCGATCCGAAGCCTCTTTCAAAACCGGATCACATCCTATTGGATTAACGATCTTAACTATGACCTCTACTGTTTCTGGAAACAAGCAAGAGATGATGGCCCCAGTTTGGTTGATGCACTCATAGAAAAACGCTCAACCGCTACAGATGGGCGGACCCTGTTTGAAGAACTCACAAAAACGAAAGACGAACTGAGTCAAAACCGGGAACTTCTTTGCGAGTTTCAACGCGCGGTGCGCTTCTTCGTGCTCAACCGCATCACTTTTTCTGGCGTGGTGGATTCCGGTGGATATTCACAATCTGCTTTTGAGAAGCGTTTCACGGATTCATCTATCGAACGTGTGAAAAATATTTGTCCCTATCTTTCCGATGTCAAAATCACGAACGGAGATTATATCGATGCTTTGTTCCAAGACGGTAAGGATGTATTTATTTTTTTGGATCCACCCTATTGGAAGGCAACGGAGTCAAAATTGTACGGAGTGAGAGGCACACTGCATACGGCTTTTGACCATGTGCAATTCGCTGAGGATATGCGAAAGTGTCCACACAAATGGTTGATCACCTATGACGACTCGCCTGTCATCAGGGACCTCTTCGACTTTGCTGAGATTCAGGAATGGACGCTCCAATACGGAATGAATAACTACCGACAAGGGAATGCGGCAAAAGGGAGAGAGTTGTTTATCAAGAATTATTGAGAGGAATGGCGATATGGAGTGGAAAGAGGCGCTGCTGGGCATTGTAAAGGATTCAGGCGCACGACTGCGGTTTGGGGAACCCCTCGCAAAGCACACCTATTTCGGCATCGGTGGTGAAGCCACTGCTTACATAGAAATTAGTACGGTAAGCGAATTGGCGGCGGTGGCTCGGTTCCATCGGCAGTGGGAGGTTCCGGTCGCGATGATTGGTCGTGGCTCAAATCTGTTGGTGAGCGATACCGGCTTCAACGGCATCAGCATCAGGCTAGTCGGGGAGTTAGCGAAATTACAGGTCGATGGGAAGGTTATTTCGGTCGGTGCGGGTCTCTCATTGCCGCGACTCTCAAAAACAATGTCGCGAGGCGGTCTGAGCGGTGTGGAATTCGCACTCGGCATCCCCGGCTCCGTCGGCGGGGCACTGATTATGAACGCTGGTGCCTGGGGGAGCAGTTTTGGGGATATCGTCACAGACGTCACGGTCATGAACAATACGGGTGAACTGCTCACCTTAACCCACGCCGAAGCGGAATTTGAATACCGACACAGCGGTTTGGACGCTTATTTCTGTGTCACAGGGGCGACGCTGAGACTCGAACCGGGAAACGTTGACACCATCACGGCGCGGATGCAAGCATTTTACAAGCAGAAAGTCGAAACACAACCCTTCGCTGAAGAGAATGCGGGATGTATGTTCAAAAATCCGCCCGGTGATTCCGCAGGGCGGCTGATCGACCTCAGTGGTCTGAAAGGTCATCGTATCGGTGGCGCAGAGGTATCAACGGTACATGGGAATTTTATTCTCAATATCGACAACGCAACAGCGGCGGATGTGTTGGATTTGGTGGCTTACATCCAAGAGCAGGTGCGTGAAAAGACGGGGATATCCCTACAAACAGAAGTAAAACGACTGGGTTTTGATTAGGACAGGCACAAGACCTGCCCCTACGGAACGAACTATTACACTTAAGGTCGGATAACCGTGCCGTCCATCCGCCGCACGGGTGCCCAACCGCCGTTAAGAGGATCCTCTGGGAACGGGAATCGCGCCGCGAGTTCCTCATCTACATCAATCCCAAGACCCGGTGCCTCATTTACCCAAAAACAGCCATCTCGAATCTCGGGACAACCGGGGAAGACTTCCTTGGTGTTTTCACCAAAGACGTGTTGCTCCTGAATCCCGAAGTTATAGCAGGCGAGATCCAGCGCAACGTTGGCGGCATGCCCAACCGGAGAGACATCGCCAGGACCGTGCCATGCGGTGCGTACGCCGAAGAATTCACAGAACGCGGCGAGTTTGCGCGCAGGACTGATACCCCCGATTTGTGAGATATGCACCCGGATAAAGTCGATAAGCCGATCTTTGATAAGGTGGACGTATTCGTTCGGATTGTTGAACAGTTCACCCATCGCAATCGGGATGCTCGTCTGTTGACGCATGAGTTGGAAATAGTCAACATCTTCAGGGGCAAACGGGTCCTCAAGGAAGAAGAGGTTATACGGTTCCAGTCCTTTTGCGAGATTAATCGCTTGGATGGGCGGGATACGTTCATGCACGTCGTGGAGGAGTTCTATCTCGTCGCCGAGCTGTGTCCGCAAATGATCGAAGAGTTTAATGACGGTATTGACGTAAGGGGTCGGTTCAAAAGCGGGTGAACTCCGCCTTCTTCCACCGCCTGCACCATACGTCGAATACCCCGGTATTGCTACCTGCGAGCGGACATAGCGATACCCCTGCTCCATATAACGGCGGATGCTCTCCTCCACTTCCTCGAAAGTGCTACCGCCTGCGTGTGCATAAAGCGTTGCAGCTTCTCGGCATTTACCGCCGAGCAGTTGGTAGACGGGCATGTTGGCACGCTTGCCCATGATGTCCCACAAAGCGATATCCACACCACTGAGTGCATTGTTCAGCACTGGACCGTTCCGCCAATAGGAGCTGACAAAACTGGTCTGGAAGATGTCCTCTATGTTCGCCGGATCTTTCCCAATGAGAAAGGGTTTGAGGTACTCATCAACTGCGGTGGCTACGGCAAGTGGACGCTGTGTAAAGGTTGCGCATCCGATACCGTATAAACCGGGTTCACTCGTTTCAATCTTAACAACGACGAGTCGAGTGCCATTCGGTGCCGTCAAAATCGTTTTCACATCCGTAATCTTCATATTTTAAGCTTTCCTTGCGGTTCGGTTAGGGCAGTTTGATAAATAAAGTGCCTCTCCGTAGACCCGCCTGCGCCGTTGTTGCAGGCTTTTTTAATTATTCCTTACGGCTTAGTCAGGGTGGTTTGATAGAGTGGTTCGGTTAGGACAGTTTGATAGATAAAGTACCTCTCCGTAAACCCCCAGTAAACAAAACACCGTATTTCTCGCCTCGCGAACATTTAAAAAAGTATATCAAACGGAATGCGCCGTGTCAAAGGAATTTGCCCACTCCTATTTCTTCGTCAAAATAAGATTCTGGTAGACATCAACAACGGCAGAGAAATTTGGAGGGACTACAGTGGTGGCACTAAATTCTGTTACAATCGCAGGACCTGCGATTTGATTGCCGGGACGCAACGCCTCACGTCGGTAGAAATCGGTCGGGAGTGCGTCCCCCTCAAAGATAACAGGATTTTGGGAATAGGGGCGAGGTAACCTCGCCCCTACTGCGGCATCCGTATCGGCGAGTGCGACCGATTGAATGGGAGGTTTGTCAGTCTCTCCAGTGGCTGTCAGTCGAAGGTTCACCACCTCCACCGGCGCATCGGTGCGGGCATAGCCAAACCGCAACGCATGCGCGGCGTGAAATCTTTCAACAAGTACCTCTATTTCGGTTGAAGGAACATGTTCTGCGGTAAAACACGGGATATTCAATTCATAAGATTGTCCCTCATACCGCATATCAAGCGAACGGTCAATTTTAAGCTGATGCGGGCGGAACCCCTCACTTCTCATCTCACCTTCTGCGCGGGTTAAGAGTGTGTCAAAACCAGCGTTCAACGCGCCAACAAGGCTTGGGCTACTTTCGCTGCTCCTTTCAAACTGCCATAATACTGTCTGTGAGTAATCTTTAACGACATCTGCGAAGAGCATCCCGTAAGCAGAGAGCAAACCGCCGTTTGGCGGAATAAGCACTGTCTCAATGCCGAGATTCTCTGCCATAAATGCGGCATGTAAACCGCCAGCACCACCGAAAGAGATGAGCGTGAAATCGCGTGTATCAAATCCGCGCTCCACCGAGATGACCTTGATGGCGCGTTCCATCGCCGCGTTAGCGACCTTAAGAATGCCATCCGCCGCTTGTAGCGGTGGAACGCCAAGACGCTTCGCAAATTTCTCAATGTGTGTGCGGGTCTTATCGGAATTAAGAGACATTGCCCCCCCTAAAAATTGGGTCGCTGCGATACGTCCCAAGTAGAGGTTCGCGTCGGTTACGGTGATGTCTCCGCCGTTGTTTCCGTAGCAGATGGGACCTGGATCTGCGCCTGCACTTTCCGGTCCGACGCGTAGGGCACCGCCGGCATCTATAGTCGCAATAGAACCGCCGCCAGCACCAACGGTGTGAATATCAATCAGCGGAACCTTGATCGGGAGCCCACTAATCGTACTCTCGGTCGTGAGGGAGATACCGCCATTGCAGAGGCTCACATCCGTTGAAGTGCCACCCATATCAAACGTGATGATCTGGTCGTAGCCAGCGGCCTTGGCGACTTGATACGCACCAATAACACCACCGGCGGGACCGGAAAGGACAGTACGGATCCCCGCGGATTCAAAGTTCTCAGCAGAGATACACCCTCCGTTCGAGAGCATCAAACGGAACGCGGCTGGAAACTGCTCAGCATCAGTCAGCGTCGAGAGATGCCGTTCCAAAGTCGGACGGATATACGCGTTGGCCACAGTGGTACTGAACCGTGCATACTCTCGATATTCCGGTAAGACTTCGTATGAACAGGAGACGGGTATACCGAGTCGGGCAAGGTGTTTCGCGACAATCTGTTCGTTCCGTGGATTGACGTAGGCAAAAAGGAAACAAACGGCGACAGCATCAAGTTCCAACGTAGCGAGTTCGGACGCGAGCACCTCTAAATCGCGTGGTTCAATCTCAGTCTGGATTTCACCTGTGTGCAGTGTCCGTTCTGATATACCGAAGCGTCTATCGGCAGAAACAAGCGGAGCGGGTCGTTCGACGAAAAAATCATAGAGGTTCGGACGTGCCTGCCTACCGATCTCTAAAATATCCTCAAAATCTTTCGTTGTGACGAGGGCGATACGCGCACCTCTCCGCTCAAGGAGTGCGTTCGTTGCGACTGTCGAGCCGTGAACAATGTCCGGTTTCCGTTCGGTATCGATGTCGTGCTGATGCAAGATTTCACTCACACCCTGTATTACGGCGAGGGCAGGATTCCGCGGCGTGGACAGGACCTTGTGCGTGAATAGATCGCCACCCATACGCATCACAATGTCGGTGAACGTGCCACCCGTATCAACCCCGATACTTTTAGTTATTAAATCTAGTCGATGCTCCATTTCATTACGCATCGGTTTCCGATGAATTCTGATCCTTTCTGGTCACTCGTTAAAAAGTCTTTTATACCCTAAAGTCGGTTTTTACCAATTTTATTAGATCGGGATAGATAGGAACCCTCCGAGCCCTCATCGTTAAAAAATTAGACAACCACGTTCTGTGGTGTGCCTTCCAAAAAAGCGATGATATTGTCCACGGCGCCCTCATTAAGCAGCTCAACGCCTTCAGGTGTCATATCCGCACAATGTGGGGTCAAAATTACCTGCTCACATTCCAGAAGCGGGTGGTCCACTGGGGGCGGTTCTTGATCATAGACATCAATCGCGGCACCACCGAGGTGTCCGCCGTTCAAGGCAGCGACCAAGGCGTCTGTATCAATTACACCGCCACGTGCGACGTTGATTAAGAGGGCGTCCTGCTTCATCAAACCGAGTTCCCGTTCCCCAATGA is a window from the Candidatus Poribacteria bacterium genome containing:
- a CDS encoding DNA adenine methylase, whose protein sequence is MRKLAKSPLRYPGGKSRALKQILPLIPVNISEFREPFVGGGSVFFAIRSLFQNRITSYWINDLNYDLYCFWKQARDDGPSLVDALIEKRSTATDGRTLFEELTKTKDELSQNRELLCEFQRAVRFFVLNRITFSGVVDSGGYSQSAFEKRFTDSSIERVKNICPYLSDVKITNGDYIDALFQDGKDVFIFLDPPYWKATESKLYGVRGTLHTAFDHVQFAEDMRKCPHKWLITYDDSPVIRDLFDFAEIQEWTLQYGMNNYRQGNAAKGRELFIKNY
- the murB gene encoding UDP-N-acetylmuramate dehydrogenase, which codes for MRQKGESCLSRIIERNGDMEWKEALLGIVKDSGARLRFGEPLAKHTYFGIGGEATAYIEISTVSELAAVARFHRQWEVPVAMIGRGSNLLVSDTGFNGISIRLVGELAKLQVDGKVISVGAGLSLPRLSKTMSRGGLSGVEFALGIPGSVGGALIMNAGAWGSSFGDIVTDVTVMNNTGELLTLTHAEAEFEYRHSGLDAYFCVTGATLRLEPGNVDTITARMQAFYKQKVETQPFAEENAGCMFKNPPGDSAGRLIDLSGLKGHRIGGAEVSTVHGNFILNIDNATAADVLDLVAYIQEQVREKTGISLQTEVKRLGFD
- a CDS encoding starvation-sensing protein RspA — protein: MKITDVKTILTAPNGTRLVVVKIETSEPGLYGIGCATFTQRPLAVATAVDEYLKPFLIGKDPANIEDIFQTSFVSSYWRNGPVLNNALSGVDIALWDIMGKRANMPVYQLLGGKCREAATLYAHAGGSTFEEVEESIRRYMEQGYRYVRSQVAIPGYSTYGAGGGRRRSSPAFEPTPYVNTVIKLFDHLRTQLGDEIELLHDVHERIPPIQAINLAKGLEPYNLFFLEDPFAPEDVDYFQLMRQQTSIPIAMGELFNNPNEYVHLIKDRLIDFIRVHISQIGGISPARKLAAFCEFFGVRTAWHGPGDVSPVGHAANVALDLACYNFGIQEQHVFGENTKEVFPGCPEIRDGCFWVNEAPGLGIDVDEELAARFPFPEDPLNGGWAPVRRMDGTVIRP
- a CDS encoding hydantoinase/oxoprolinase family protein, producing MEHRLDLITKSIGVDTGGTFTDIVMRMGGDLFTHKVLSTPRNPALAVIQGVSEILHQHDIDTERKPDIVHGSTVATNALLERRGARIALVTTKDFEDILEIGRQARPNLYDFFVERPAPLVSADRRFGISERTLHTGEIQTEIEPRDLEVLASELATLELDAVAVCFLFAYVNPRNEQIVAKHLARLGIPVSCSYEVLPEYREYARFSTTVANAYIRPTLERHLSTLTDAEQFPAAFRLMLSNGGCISAENFESAGIRTVLSGPAGGVIGAYQVAKAAGYDQIITFDMGGTSTDVSLCNGGISLTTESTISGLPIKVPLIDIHTVGAGGGSIATIDAGGALRVGPESAGADPGPICYGNNGGDITVTDANLYLGRIAATQFLGGAMSLNSDKTRTHIEKFAKRLGVPPLQAADGILKVANAAMERAIKVISVERGFDTRDFTLISFGGAGGLHAAFMAENLGIETVLIPPNGGLLSAYGMLFADVVKDYSQTVLWQFERSSESSPSLVGALNAGFDTLLTRAEGEMRSEGFRPHQLKIDRSLDMRYEGQSYELNIPCFTAEHVPSTEIEVLVERFHAAHALRFGYARTDAPVEVVNLRLTATGETDKPPIQSVALADTDAAVGARLPRPYSQNPVIFEGDALPTDFYRREALRPGNQIAGPAIVTEFSATTVVPPNFSAVVDVYQNLILTKK